A single genomic interval of Brevibacillus brevis harbors:
- the proB gene encoding glutamate 5-kinase, giving the protein MKKGKLRLVVKVGSSSIAAATGGVDPAKMSLLVSAISQLREAGHQVVLVSSGAVASGYQSLGYQQRPRSLAAKQAAAAIGQSLLMQTYTQMFGAHNFSVAQILLTRGDFSHKERYQHAFSTLSLLLDKNILPIINENDTVSVAELTFGDNDMLGALVAGLIHADLYMILTDTNGLYDKDPRYHADAKHMGWLECVTDEIEALAGGASQLGTGGMRSKLIAAKTAQSLGIPGFIGKLTNPTDLLDVLTGNGNGTYVNYHPEAPATNGVPTRKQWIALHSPTRGKITVDNGAAEAILENSKSLLLAGVRDVSGMFEQGEVIEVYCEGTLIGRGISRFTSTQLSDFLSPDNVTRHSGTVIHRDEWTPVI; this is encoded by the coding sequence ATGAAAAAGGGTAAGTTGCGTTTGGTAGTAAAGGTGGGGAGCAGTTCAATTGCAGCAGCTACAGGCGGTGTTGATCCGGCGAAAATGTCGCTGCTCGTCTCGGCTATCAGCCAATTGCGCGAAGCGGGGCACCAGGTTGTCTTAGTCTCCTCGGGAGCTGTCGCCAGCGGCTATCAAAGTCTCGGCTATCAGCAGCGACCGCGATCCTTGGCAGCCAAGCAAGCAGCCGCGGCCATTGGGCAAAGCTTGTTGATGCAAACCTATACGCAGATGTTCGGCGCCCATAACTTCAGCGTGGCGCAAATCTTGCTGACACGCGGTGACTTTTCTCACAAGGAACGGTATCAGCACGCATTTTCCACGTTGTCACTGCTTTTGGATAAAAACATTTTGCCAATCATCAATGAAAACGACACGGTATCCGTAGCGGAATTGACCTTCGGAGACAATGATATGCTTGGTGCTCTCGTCGCTGGTCTCATCCATGCCGATTTGTACATGATCCTGACTGATACGAATGGTTTGTACGACAAAGACCCACGTTATCATGCTGATGCCAAACACATGGGCTGGCTCGAATGTGTAACGGACGAAATCGAGGCACTTGCAGGCGGAGCTTCCCAACTAGGAACTGGAGGTATGCGCTCCAAGCTGATCGCAGCAAAAACCGCCCAATCATTAGGAATTCCCGGCTTTATCGGAAAATTGACGAATCCCACTGATTTACTGGATGTCCTTACTGGCAACGGGAATGGCACCTACGTCAACTATCATCCAGAAGCGCCTGCAACGAACGGCGTTCCTACACGCAAACAATGGATTGCGCTTCACTCCCCTACCCGCGGAAAAATCACGGTTGATAACGGTGCAGCGGAAGCGATTTTGGAAAACAGCAAAAGCTTGCTCTTGGCAGGTGTCCGCGATGTATCCGGCATGTTCGAGCAAGGTGAAGTTATCGAGGTTTACTGTGAGGGTACGCTGATCGGTCGCGGTATCAGCAGATTTACTTCAACACAGTTAAGTGATTTTCTTTCCCCTGATAACGTAACGCGACACAGCGGTACCGTTATACATCGGGATGAATGGACGCCTGTCATCTAA